A DNA window from Pogona vitticeps strain Pit_001003342236 chromosome 2, PviZW2.1, whole genome shotgun sequence contains the following coding sequences:
- the LOC144582991 gene encoding uncharacterized protein LOC144582991 isoform X1: MTFEDIAVYFTEEEWALLDPSQRALHREIMEENLINLITLATDRREGRTEEEEGGVSMGTVSDKQWKYYLEHQKSISSRTNLSFFCKFYTPEKPLECGKDFIHSTFGNYDMRIHNEETQFKCTECEKCFHSGSDLATHKRIHTGEKPFQCLECGKSFSQRANRASHMKIHTGEKPFKCLNCGKSFRQSIHLASHMGIHNGEKPFKCFQCGKSFSQSIHLASHKRTHTGEKPFQCAECGKSFSVRSTLNTHKRIHTGEKPFKCLECGKRFSHSTTLVSHKRIHTGEKPFKCAECGRSFSQSRNLASHKRTHTGEKPFKCVECGSTFNQRKDLTSHIRIHTGEKPFQCLECGKSFSLNAHLASHRRVHTGEKPFKCLECGKSFSHSSTLKCHVRIHTGEKPFQCLACGKRFSQSTHFATHMRIHTGEKPFQCLECGRNFSQSSHLTSHKTIHAGGKPFKCWGCGKSFSRKRSLCSHERSHFEGAPSRCAKSGIDFNPTTHPASHGSTPRGGHTPL; this comes from the coding sequence CTACTGATAGGAGAGAGGGGAGGactgaggaagaagagggaggcgTATCCATGGGAACGGTCTCCGATAAGCAGTGGAAGTATTATCTTGAACATCAGAAGAGCATCAGTAGCAGAACGAACCTTAGCTTCTTTTGTAAGTTCTACACGCCCGAGAagcctttggaatgtggaaaggattTCATTCACAGCACATTCGGTAATTATGATATGAGAATCCACAATGAAGAGACACAGTTTAAATGCACTGAATGTGAGAAATGTTTCCATTCGGGCTCAGACCTCGCTACgcataagagaatccacacaggagagaagccctttcagtgcttggaatgtggaaagagcttcagtcagagggCAAACCGTGCTTCCCATAtgaaaatccacacaggggagaaaccctttaaatgcctcaactgtgggaagagcttcagacaAAGCATACACCTGGCTTCCCATATGGGGATCCACaatggggagaagccatttaaatgttttcagtgtggaaaaagcttcagccAGAGCATACACCTTGCATCCCATAAGAgaactcacactggtgagaaaccattTCAATGtgctgaatgtggaaagagcttcagtgttAGAAGCACCCTTAATACCCATAaaagaatccacactggggagaaaccctttaaatgcttggaatgtgggaagcgCTTCAGTCACAGCACAACCCTTGTTTCCCACAAGAgaatccacaccggggagaaaccctttaaatgtgcggaatgtggaaggagcttcagtcagagcagaaACCTTGCTTCCCACAAGAgaacccacacgggagagaagccctttaaatgtgtggaatgtggaagCACGTTCAATCAGAGGAAAGACCTCACTTCCCATATCAGGatccacaccggagagaaaccatttcagtgtttggaatgtgggaaaagcttcagtttGAATGCGCATCTTGCTTCCCATAGGAGGgtccacactggggaaaaaccatttaaGTGCttagaatgtgggaaaagcttcagccacAGCTCGACCCTGAAATGTCAcgtgagaatccacacaggagagaagcctttTCAGTGCCTGGCATGTGGAAAGCGCTTCAGTCAAAGCACCCACTTTGCAacccatatgagaatccacacaggagagaagccttttcagtgcctggaatgtggaaggaATTTCAGTCAGAGCTCACATCTTACATCCCATAAAACCATTCATGCTGGGGGGAAGCCATTTAAATGCTGgggatgtggaaagagcttcagccgtAAAAGGAGTCTTTGCTCCCATGAAAGAAGCCACTTTGAGGGGGCGCCATCCAGATGTGCAAAATCTGGAATTGATTTCAATCCGACAACACACCCTGCTTCCCATGGAAGTACCCCCAGAGGTGGTCACACTCCTCTCTGA